The genomic segment CAACGGCCTCAAGTGACCCTCCAGTTAATTACACTATTACCGTTAACTCATCATTAACCTGCACTGCAGCCAGCGTCAACATGATGATAGCCCAGGAATTATACATTAAGGTACTCATAATAGCCAACGCCACTGGTGAGTATTCAATAATTAATACTGACCTACTGAATGCTTCCCAACTCTTAAGTGAGGCTAATGAAACACTTAACCTTGGTGAATGCATTAAGTCCCTCAACTACATCCAGCAGGCAGTGGGCTATGAGGAGGAGACGTATGTTACCTTAATGAGTAGGCTGAGTCATGAAGGGACTATTAACTACACGTGCCTACAAATAATAGACTTAATTAAGGCTAAGGTTAATGCAGCTGCGGAGTTAAGCCTAAGACTTGGCAATACGACGGCTTATAATGAGACTCAATCCATACTTAAACTCCTGAACTCAAGTAACTTAACATGCAGTGAACTTAACAATATAATGAATGAGGCATCAGTATTATTAAACAGCCTTAAGCATGAGGAGGAGGCGGCATTAGCCAATAGCCTTTACGCTAGGGTTAAGGCCCTGACGGTTACGTACATTAAGGGTGGTGAGTATGGTCGCCTAGCTCAATTAGCGGCGATACGTAATGGCACTTATGGTTCATTCATTAGGGAGGCCTTAATCAATGCACTTAATCAATACGCTAATGAGGTTAATCAAACCATTAATGAATTATTAACTAAGGGTGATTTAATGGGCTTACTATCAATGAACAATACAATTAGTAAGCTTGGCGAGGTTTTAAACATCTTTAAGTCACATGAATTATACTGCATCAACGCCTCCTACGTATACCTGAATACAACAGTGACCCTGGCTAGGGTAAGTTCAATATACCGTGAATTAGGGTATAATGCAACCGAATTAAGCCTAATAGGTCGCATTACTTCCCAGGTTAAGTTAAGTTACCTAAACGGTACATTAGGTTTACTTATCTCAAACATTTATACTGAATACAATGTAAGTGATACATTAAGCATAATGAAGTATATTAATCATACGATTAATAATTATGAAGCGAAAGGCATACTTAAATGGGGTAATGGTGGATACATGGTGGGTATTAGGATGCCTAAGAGCATTGCAAGACTCCTTAACCTAACTTTAAGCAACTTCACGTTATCAATATATGAGTTAAACCAATGCATATCAACATACTCATTAATTAATAACACAATGATTAACATTATTAGGGTTAAGGGCCTCAACAGTACCCTACTCCTAGACCTCGCCCTTAAACTATACTCAATGAGGATTTACTGCCCCATGGCCTTCATGCACGCTAAGTTAGCTAAGCAATCACTGAACTACTTCACCATGTACTTCAATAATTCAACAGGTGTAAGTCACTAACCTCCTCTCCCTAGGTGGTTTATTGGTTTGTGGTTTACCGTCTTCATTCTCACTGCTTCACCGCTAGTGGAGGATTCCCCTCCACCCCGCTCCACTCATCCAACAGTGAACCTTTAGGCCTGCGTTAATTACCTTCCCCATGCGAGGACACTTAAACAAACCACGATAAACCCCCATGAGGGTTAATTCCCCACATAGGGTAATACTCCCCATTCACCATTTACAATAAAGTATTCGAACTTTACCCTGCCTTAAAAGGTAAGGCTTGTTGTTCTTTTGCAATGGCTGCCTTAAGACTAGTCTTAATTAATGTACAGGGGTTAAGTTTTAGAAGGTTCCGTTAGTTCAGTGAATGGGAGGATTATAGTGAGTAGGGTAATTGTGACTGGTGGGGCAGGTTTCATAGGAAGCCACCTTGTGGATAGGCTTGTGAGGGATGGTTATGAGGTCACTGTATTGGATAATTTCAGTAGTGGGGATGTAAGTAACCTTAAGGAGTCGTTGAGTACAGGTAGGGTTAATGTTGTTAAGGCTGATCTTAAGTATTGGGGGGACTGGGTTAGTGAGTTTAAGGGTGCATACGCCGTATTCCACCTAGCCGCTAACCCTGAGGTTAGGGTATCCTCAGTAGAGCCTAGGAGCCACTTCGATAATAACCTGGTTGCAACATTTAATGTGGCTGAGGCGGCTAGGGTGAGTGATGTTAAGTACATTGTCTTCGCCAGTAGTAGTACAGTGTATGGTGATGCTAAGGTTTTACCAACACCTGAGGATCACCCAATAATACCCATAAGCGTCTACGGCGCCACTAAGGCCGCTGGGGAAATTATACTGGATACGTATTCTAGGCTTTACGGTATTAGGGTTGTTAACTTAAGGTACGCTAACATTGTTGGACCCAGGTCAAGGCACGGTGTAATATATGACTTCTACATTAAACTCACCAGGAATCCCAGGGAACTTGAGGTTCTTGGTGACGGTAGCCAGAGGAAGAGTTACCTATATGTTGATGATGCTGTTGATGCATCATTATTCCTATTCAATAAACTAATTAATGGTAGTCTTCAGGAACAGGCCTTTAATGTGGGTAATAAGGATTGGGTTACTGTAATGGATATAGCTAGGATTGTTATTGAGGAACTTGGGTTAAGGAACGTTAACATAGTTACCAGGGCCATGACCCCTGATGGTAGGGGTTGGTTAGGTGATGTTAAGTACATGCTTCTTGATGTTGATAAGTTAAGTAAACTGGGTTGGTCCCCAAGGTACAGTAGCGCGGATGCGGTTAGGTTAACCATTAGGTGGCTTAAGGGGAACGCCCCCTAACCTTAATCCTATACGCCTTAGCAACCTTAAAATTAGTAACCAACTCAATCGCATCCTCCTTGGGTAAAATAACCAAGTCACCCACAGTGGGTTCATTAATCATGCTACCCTTACTGGTCTTAATACTGAAGTAGCTTGAAGTGAACCTAACTATCATAACCCTACTAGGCGCCTTAAGGGCGCTTGGCTTAAGCAGACGCTCCAAGTCCTCTAATACTGAGACTAATTTAGTCTCCTCAACCATAAGGTTACCCCTGGGTACATTACCCTCTGAGGCTTGGTCAAGTATCTTAAGTAACCTAGCCCTAAGTAATGCAATCAGCAGGTCCTTAACCATGCCTAAGTACGTTAATGTTAATGTATTCTCCAATGCCCCACCAAACTTAACATTACCCACCAGTCTACTAATTAACTCCCTATAGGACCTGTAGGGTAACTTCACAAGCTCCTTACTCTCCTGCTCCATCTTAACCAGGTCCCTTAATCTATTTAATTCCTGTTGATCCATCACGCTACAGGGCTAATTCATCAAGCCTATTTAAAACCTCACTGTACTTACTAATCCTCCTAAGTTCATTAACCTCACCCTTCTCATACTTATAAACAACATCAGCCTTGCTGGGTTCAAAATCCCATGGAGCAACGATTAAATAATCCCCAATCCTAATCCACATCCTCTTCCTATACTTACCTGGAATCCTAGCTATCCTGACGTTACCATCCTCGCAAACAACCTTAACTCTATCATCCCCAACTATGTCAGTAACCTTAGCAAGCATCTCCCCCTCATCCGGAACCCTAACCTTAGACTCTGCACTCACAGGAACCCAGCCCCAGGACTCTTAATAAACCTCCCGTCAATCAATATAATTAACCCTACTCTACACGTATACGTGTAGTATACGTATACGTGACTCTGAGAGAGTAACTAAGCAAACTTAATAAGCATCAGTTTAATAAGGATCATGAGTAGTGGTCATTACGTTCAGGGTAATGGTTCTGGATAATTGCATTGGATGCGGAATATGCTGGGCAATATGCCCTAAGGGTGTATTAATTGGTAAACTAAGAGCTAAGGCTGTGGTTGCCTCAGAGGAGCAATGCATGGGTTGCTTCTCATGCCAATACAACTGCCCCTTCAATGCAATAATCGTTAAGGTTAACCCTAAGGAGGTTAAGAGGTTATCTTAAATCTAATCCAAGTGTTTAATTCACCATTACCCTGAATCTCATAGGCCGTCCCAGCCTTAACCTGTCCAGCCAGTCCAGTGGCTGGCCAACTGGTGGCTAATTCAATTGAAGCTGCGTAAATCCTACTGAACCACGGGTAATTTAATCCACCACCCAGTGGTCTCCAAAGCCACATTGACCTGAACACTGATGAATCCCAATTAGCCTCAAGGGTAATACCTAAATCCTCATTAATTAACCTAAACCAATTACCATTAACATTAGGCACATAAACTAAGTCATTAGTGTTAATACCCCTTGGGAACCTTGATAAATCAATCATCCCCCCATCCTTAGATTTAACCATTGGGAAGAAGCCCCTGTAACCAGGTTCAAGTATTGATGAATCACCGTTAAGGTACTTATCAACCTCAACCTCAGTACCCTCAGGTAACTCAAGTGTAGTGCATTCGCTCAGTAAGTCACCGCCGAAGTTTGGGTGATGCAGCCATGAGAATTTTAAATTCTGTCCACTTAAGTTAATTAACCTCTCCTTAACTAAAACCTCATTACTGTTAATTAACCTAATTCGCCTATACAGTTTAAGCGGATACTTCCTCAAGGTCACAATCATGAGCATTGAGTACTCGTCAACCTCCTCATCATACTCAACCCTCCATGGTAAGTAAGGAGTCTCATCATGTAGACCAAAGAATACGCCAGCGTACTTTGAGGCATAGCCGGCGTTGGGAATCACCTCAAACCAACCACCGAAGAAGACTACATTATAGAAGTCCTCTGGTGTTAGGCCTTCTCTAAAATACTCAATGGGTTCAGGATCCTTATGATGGTGAAGCAGCTCATTACCATTGTACCTAATGCTCCAAATTAAGCCACCGAGTTCAGGGATAACAGTGACCTCAAGTTCATTCCTACTAATCTTAATCACCCTCAACCCATTCACAGACCATTCATCATTAATCACACGGATCCCTAAGTTTAATTCAATACACTATATTTTATAACTATTTATTCAATACCTTGGAGAATAACTATAAACCTAATGAATTTAACTCTACATGCTTCTAAAAGCGTGAAGATTAAGGAGTGAAGCGAAGTGTTTCATCATCTAATGGATTGAATTCATCATTAATTATAATGTTCAGCACCCTCTTAATTACTCTACTTAAATTCCTGGATAATGTTGATTCACTCACACCCAATTCCTTAGCCAACTGCCTTACCGTTATCCTCCTCGGCGTATCAAATAACCCATTCTCATGAGCTATCCTTAACAACTTCTCCTCATCACTACTCAACAGTACCTTAACCTTACTCCTCACTATGGCTGCCACCACATCCTCAGGATTCACCGCACTCTCCCTTACTCTACCCACCTCACCATTACCACTAATAATCCCTATAAACATGTCAACAGCCTTACTACTCGGGAACAGGAAGACCCAATGCTCAACACCACCACTGGTACTGTACCCTATCTCTAAACCACCAAGAATGTGAGCCTTAAACCTAGTGGAGTCCGCGTAATCACCCCTAACAACCATTCTAATTAACCTAGGGTAAGTGGAGTTAATGGGTTTAACATCATCAATACTTAAGACATTCCTATGACTATTCAAGGTCTTAAGGAAATTCTTAAAGTCAAGCCTACTACCAACCCTCACCAGAGCATACTCCACTATGAATGGTGAAGAGGAGTCAACGAAACTGCTTAAAACCCTATACTCAAGGTTAAGTTCAGAAACCTTAACAGTCCAGTCTGAGTAATGATAGTAATCTAGGTAAACTAACCTAGGTGAGTTAAGTAAACCATTAAGTAACATTAATGCCTCAGTGTCATACATAATTTAATTACTTCTAAGGGTCTCTTATTAATTTTTTACTACAGCATGCGGTTCCTAGGGTATGCATAATAGTATACTGAAAATTAACAAGAAACAGCATCTCTATGCAGTATTAATGAGCTAGGTGATTTTATAAGGGAGAGCAATAATAAGTTGAACTATGGGTAAAACACTCATATACATACTAGTAACTACGGTAGTACTCATAGTAGTTGCAGCATATAGTGTGGCTATAGTTCAAGCTCAACAGAAGCCTCAAATAATAGGAGGCGCCCCTGTCACAATAATATTAACACCAGGTTCACCCATGTGGAATCCCTATGCGCCAAGTAACATGATTGGTAATACATGGGATTACTTACCATTAGCGGCGTTTAACCCATTGACTGGCCAATGGTGGCCTATTCTAGCTGAGAATTGGACTGCTGAGGTTTTGCCTAATGGTAGTGGTATTTTAACGATTTACCTTAGGCCTGGCTTATACTGGTATAATGGTTCTGCTACATTGCCTTTCACAGCATGGGATGTTTATGCTGAATTCTATATTGGTATGAAGGCTTTTGGTTGGTATGTGCCTTGGATTAACCAATCACTCGTTGATGAGGATATTAGAGTATTAAATAATTACACAATACAATTCCTATTCCAAATCTGGACACCGTACATACCATATTGGCTATTAACAAGTTGGATTGATGTACCATACGCCGCATGGAAACCAATAGTAGATGCATTAAAAACAATGAACGTGACACAAGCAACAAAATACTCAACAAATATTACTGAGTTTGTTGCACCATATTATGGTCTATATCCATATTACGTAAGTTACGTTAGCACAACATATACCCACTTCACCCTTGAGCCGCCTAACTTATTGTCATCATGGTATAAGGTCTTCCCCTTCGCATCATGGGGGTACTATGATCCAACGGCAATAGTGTGGGAGACTGGCGGCAATACACAGGCCTTAAGCGGTATGTTAGCTGGGAAAATAACATATGATTGGATCGGTTTATCTGAATCCCAGCTTAAGGTTATTAATAGCACACCAGGCTGGTCTTCATTCGCCTTACCAGTATTCGCAACGATGGGTATTGCCATTAATCCTCATGATTATCCTTGGAATATTCCTCAGGTCAGGGAGGCTTTATGCGATGTTATTAATAGGACTGAGGTTGCTGCAGCATGGGGCTTAGCCATCAGTAAACCAGACTACTACCCTGAGCCAGTACCCACTGAAGCCATTGATACTTATCCGCCAAGTGTTAGGCAGTTCATTATACCGTGCTCCTACAACTGGACCAAGGCCGAACAACTCCTTGAAAGCCTAGGATTCAAGAAGATTAACGGATACTGGTACACACCAAACGGAACAGAATTAACGCTCTATATTTATGGGACTAGTGGTTGGACTGACTGGATGACTATGACTAGTGATGCGATATCTCAATTACAGGAATTCGGTATTAATGGCAAGTTAATTGGGCAGGATGTTGGAGTATTCTGGAGCACTATAATACCTAATAGTGAGTATGAGGGTGCTACCACGTGGATTATTTTTACTAATGGACTATATAGTAGTATATGGGCGTTCTTAAATGATCCTTGGTGGACTACTGGAGTAGCCATTCAGGCATGGCATAAGGGTAGTGAAGTTTGGCCATTCCAGTGGCCTAATGGTACATGCAGCCCAGTTATCTTACCCACTCAGCCACCTGTCTTCACTAATGGTACCATAGTGTGGTGTGTCAACTCAACATACGGCTACATTAACATAACCAACTGGCAGATGCTTGAGAATATCGCTGCTCCAGGAACACCTCAATATGACTTAATGCTGAAGATAATATTCGCATGGTACTACTACTTCGTTCCAATAGTGCCGCTTTATGATAAGCTTGAGCCGTATGAATACATGACATCTGTAATGGATCCAAACTGGTTATTCCAGCCATGCATAATCAATAAGTACCCAATATTAACATATGAACTAGAAGCCATGCCATGGGGCTACGGTAACTCATTCTTCAGTAACCTACATATAATAATCGCATGGGGTCTTGTTGCACCAAAAGGTGTTGTTCCTCCTGTTGCTCAAGCTATAGCTAATGGTTCATTGTGGACTAAGTATCCTCAGTATGCTGCATTCCTAGGTATTCCTAATCCTGATCCAAGTCTACAGCAGTGTGTTGCATCGTACTTCCATATACCGTATACACCAGTTACTACAACCACTACTTCAACGACTACTACATCGACAACCACTACACCAGTGACTACTACTTCAACGACTACTGCCACAACCACTACTACTGCTACAACAACCACTACGGCTGTTAGTACTGTTACAAGCACAGTAACCAGTACAGCTGTAAGCACTGTAACATCAACAGCAACCACAACAGCAGTATCAACCGTAACCGTGACTAAACCAGTAATAAGCACAGCATTAATAGCAGGAATAGTAATCATAGTAATAGTCATAGCAGCAGTAGCAGCAATAATAGCATTAAGAAGAAGATAAGAAGATAAGCAAATAAAAATATTAAATCAAATTATTAGGTATTTTTGATGTTTTATTGCTTTAAACTTAAGTATTTCTCCACAGTGTATTTTATGGTGTTATGAGTGTTCACTAGGTCCTTTATGGTTACGTATTCATCATAAGTGTGTGCTAATGTTAATTCACCTGGTCCGTAAATCACCGTTGGTATGCCTCTTAGTCTCAAGTACCTTCCGTCGGTTGCCCCAGTCATTATTATTGGCTTAGCCTCAGCTCCTTGTCTACTAATGCCTTCACGTATTAATTGAATTATCCTCTCATTGGAGGGTGTGTAGTTTGGTTCACTGGTGTCTAATACCTCCACTTCAGCTAATTCACTTAAGCCGTTCCTTAACCTATCAATAACGGCACTTGGTGAGACACCGGGTGGTACCCTCATGTCTAATTCCAGTTCCGCGTAGTCTGGAACCATGTTAACCTTGGATCCACCCTTAATTACGCCTGGATTGAAGGATACTGAGCCTATTACGCGTTTAAAATCATCCTCACTTAACCTTAGGCCGCTCCTTAAAGCCCCCTCCAGGTAGACCTTTGCTGAATTATTAACGGCTTCGATTAAATCCTGGGGTAGCTTAATATCCCTGTTCACTTCATTAATAATGCCCTGGGCCTTATCAATAGCCTTGAACAGCTTCATTATTGCATTATCACCAAGTAGAGGCAGGCTACCGTGGGCTGGCCTACCCCTGGTGATTAACTTCACTTGGCTTAACCCCTTCTCAGCTATGCAGTACTTATCGAAGCCTGTTGGTTCAGCAACTATGGCTGCATCACCCACTAGTAAATTATCCTTAACTAAGGCCTCAACACCGGCATGACCACCAACTTCCTCATCAGCTGTGGCGGAGAAGACTAATGAACCAGCACCCTCCTTCTCAATTAATGGCCCTAACTTAGCGAAAACCATCATTATGACGGCTACCCCACCCTTCATGTCTGTTGAACCCCTCCCGTAAACCCTTCCTTCAATAACCCTACCTGAGAAGGGTGGGTGGGTCCATTTATCTGGGTCACCTGGTGGTACGACGTCAGTGTGCCCATTCAGTATGATTATAGGCTTACCCTTACCTACCCTGGCTATTAAATTGGGCTTACCCTTAACGTACTCGTAAATACTGCTTGAGAATCCCCTTTCACTGAGCCAATTCCTAATGAATTCAACAACCCCGGTTACATCACCAGGTGGATTAACGCTATTTATTTGAACTAGACGTGAGGTTAATTCAGCCAACTGATCCCCCAGTTCACTAACCATTATTAACTATTAAATAGGGGAAATTTAAGTATTGCTAGGTAATGCTTTAAAGTGTGGAGGAGTATGACATAATATGGCTATGAATTCAAAGAATCTAATAAAAGTAATACTACTAATAATAGTGCCGTGGATCTTCATAGCGTTCCTTGCACCACTTTACAATAGGTCATCCCCCGAGTTGGGTGGTTGGCCGTTCCTATGGTGGTACCTTTTTGCCTGGGTTTTCATACAACCCATCATAACCTACATAGTTTACCGCATAATAGATAAGGGTGGTGAATCATGATTTTCGCAGCCATTGATTACGCAGTATTCTTCACCCTTATTGGATTAGCAGTGGTGGCTGGATTCCTTGGTAGTAAGTGGAGGGCGCCTGACTTCACTAGGATAGCTGAATGGAGTCTAGGCGGTATGAGGTTTGGGGCATTCATAGTATGGTTCCTAATGGGTGCTGACATATATACGGCCTACTCATTAATATCAATACCCGGTGCAGCCTACTCACTGGGTGGTTTCATTCTCTATGCCGTTGTTTACGGTTCAATATCCTACCCATTCCTATACATTGTTGCAACAAAGTTCTACAGGGTAGCTAAACGCCGTGGTTACATTACGGCTGGTGATTACGTTAGGGATAGGTTTAATAGTGGTGTATTATCATTATTAATATCCTTAACCGGTATAATAGCCATGCTCCCTTACATTGCCTTACAGATAGTTGGTATTAGGTATGTGTTAGATGCCATGGGTTTCCCAGTTATTCCAAGTTTCATAATAGCTTACATAATAGTGGCCTTATTCGTAGCTGTAAGTGGGTTAAGGGGACCTGCCTTGAGTTCACTGATTAAGGATGCTATACTATGGGGTGTAATACTTACTGTGGTTATTGCATTAGGCATACGCTTCAATGGCTTCGGTCCAATATTCACTCAACTCGGTCCATCCCATTACCTAATACCCAGTAAGCTGATGATTGGGTACATTACCTTAGCCCTCGGTAGTGGTATATCATGGTTACTCTTCCCCAACCTCCTAGTTGGGATATTAGGCTCCAAGAGTGAGGACGTTATCAGGAAGAACTCAGTCTTCCTGCCGCTTTACCAAGTTTGGTTAATATTACTGGCATTAATGGGTTTAGTAGCCTTAGCCAAGAACCTAGTCCCAAGTGGGGTCTCAAGCTTAGCCTTCCCCTCAGTCCTAAACGCCTACTTCCCAAGCACCTTCGTGGCAGTGGCCTTTGCAGGTATTGTGATAGGGAGTATGGTTCCGGCTGGGTTGCAAAGCCTGGGTGCAGCCAATTTAATAACCAGGAACATTTACTTAGACTTCATAAACAGGAAAGCCACGGAGAGGCAGCAGGTCCTATGGGGTAGGGTGGCCGTCTTCATAATGGTTATAGCATCCTTAATATTCGCCCTAGTTCCAGCAGCCAGTGGCCTAATATTCTACCTATTAACCTTCTCCTACGCATGGCTTCTTCAAACCCTCCCAGCCATAATACTATCAATGTATTGGTACGACTTGGATAAGTATAGTGTGGCTGCCGGGTGGGCTGTGGGCACTGGTTTAGTGACCTATGGCCTAGTGACCGTGGGTTTCTCCTCCTCACTACTACCCTGGTTCTACGACATCTACGTTGGCCTACTGGGCTTAATAGTGAACTTAATCGTAATGCTTGTGGTTTACGCAATTGTTAAGGCGCTTAAAGTTAAGGTAAGTAGTAGGCTTAATCCACAGGAGTTGCTTTAATCCATCATCATCTCCCCTCTTTTAAAACACACCATTATTTATCCCTGATTCTTAAGTGGGTTTTGTATTCGCATCCATGGTGCTTAACTTAAGGAGCAGCTTACCTTTAAATCTCCCTGAGGCGACTTAGTGAAGTGGACTTTAACCTCAGTCAGGAGGAGGAGTTATTCAGGAGGAGTGTGGTTGAGTTTGCTGAGAGGTATGTTAAACCAAATTGGGTTCTCGTGGATGATGGGAAATACCCCTTAATCAACATTGTTAAGAGAATGAGTGAGTCAGGCCTACTGGGTGTGCCCTTTAATTCAAGGTACGGTGGGCAAGATGGCTCATTCACCATGAGTGCCATAGCCACTGAGGAATTAGCCTACGCAGACCCCTCCTTAGCAACCCCAGTCTTCTACCTACTTAACACCGCCTGGCCCTTCATTGTTCAAAGGTATGGGAGGGAGGAGGTTAAGGAGGAGGCTTTACCCAGGGTGGTTAAGGGTGTCGGCTTCATTGGGATAGCCTCCACTGAACCCCAGGGTGGTAGTGATGTGGCCTCCACTAGGCTTGAGGCCAGGAGGAGTGATGATTCATGGAGCCTCTACGGTGAGAAGAACATTGTCACCGGGGTCTCATTAATAATCAACGACATGGATTACGGGGGCTTCGTCACAATAGCTAGGACTGCTCCCCCTGAGACTAGGCATAGGGGTTTAACCACCCTGCTAGCCTTAGTGAAGAAGGATGGTGTAGTGCTTAACGGCTTCGATTACGGTAGTTATGAGGATATTGGGAGAAGGGGACTTGCCACTAATTACATTAGGTTCAATGGGTTAACAGTTAAGGAATCCTACACCCTCGGTGAGGTTAATGCTGGTTTCAAGATACTGATGGAGGGTTTCGACATTGCCAGGGTACTCATAGCAGCAGCATCAATTGGGGTCACTAGGTGGCTTCTTGATCAATCAAGGGATTGGATTAAGTCCAGGGTTGTTTTCAATAAGCCAATAGCCTCATACCAGTCAATAAGCTTCAAGTACGCTGAATTAGCCACTAGGCTTGAGCAGGCTAGGTTACTTACCTATAAGGCCGCTTGGTTAACCGACAGATACTTCATACTCAATGACTCCTCAGTCGACATACTTACCGTAGCCACCTTTAACGCCATGGCTAAGATGACTGCGGTTGAATTAGCCGTTGAAACTGCCCTAGAGGCAATGAGATGGTTCGGTGGGGCCAGTTACTTCAAGGAATCTAACATTGCCAGGGCACTCCTTGGTGCATTAAGCTACTACGTTGGCGCCGAGGGTACTGGTAATATTATGAGGCTTATAGTGGCTAGGAACCTAATAGGCAGGGAGGTTACTTGATTTTAATTATTTACAACATTAAATTCATACATCTATATATTCAATTTAATTAAGCAGTTAACATATTTAGCCTAACATTTATTAGTTACCTAAGGAGCTAGACTTAAAATGGGTGGAATATTCGGTCTCGTATCCAATATTAGGCCAGTTGCCCCTGTGATTAGGATTGGCCTTGAAAGACTAATGCATAGGGGTATTGATGGAGCAGGCATAGCCACTGTGTATAATAGTGTTATTCACATTAAGAAGGATGCCGGTAAGGTAACCGACGTACACAGTAAGCTTAACTTAGATGACTTACCAGGCTACGTGGGTATTGGACACGTTAGGTCAGCTACACACGGTAGGCCCGTTTACGAAAACACTCACCCTGTCCAAGACTGCACTGGTGGTGTTGCATTAGTTATGGATGGGGTGGTCTCGGATTATGATGAAATTAGGAGGAGGCTTAGTAGGAGGCATAAGTTGGTGTCTAGGACTGATGCTGAGGCATTAGCCCACATTATTGAGGATGAGTTGAAGGATGGTAAGTCAATGAGGGAGGCATTATCCTCAGTAACAAGGCAGGTTAAGGGCTACTACACCATTGCCGTCCTCAATAAGGATGAGGAGAGGATTTACGCACTAAGCATGGGTAACCCACTGGTTATAGGTGTCAGTGACCGGGAGTACTTT from the Caldivirga maquilingensis IC-167 genome contains:
- a CDS encoding DUF3311 domain-containing protein produces the protein MAMNSKNLIKVILLIIVPWIFIAFLAPLYNRSSPELGGWPFLWWYLFAWVFIQPIITYIVYRIIDKGGES
- a CDS encoding sodium:solute symporter family protein, yielding MIFAAIDYAVFFTLIGLAVVAGFLGSKWRAPDFTRIAEWSLGGMRFGAFIVWFLMGADIYTAYSLISIPGAAYSLGGFILYAVVYGSISYPFLYIVATKFYRVAKRRGYITAGDYVRDRFNSGVLSLLISLTGIIAMLPYIALQIVGIRYVLDAMGFPVIPSFIIAYIIVALFVAVSGLRGPALSSLIKDAILWGVILTVVIALGIRFNGFGPIFTQLGPSHYLIPSKLMIGYITLALGSGISWLLFPNLLVGILGSKSEDVIRKNSVFLPLYQVWLILLALMGLVALAKNLVPSGVSSLAFPSVLNAYFPSTFVAVAFAGIVIGSMVPAGLQSLGAANLITRNIYLDFINRKATERQQVLWGRVAVFIMVIASLIFALVPAASGLIFYLLTFSYAWLLQTLPAIILSMYWYDLDKYSVAAGWAVGTGLVTYGLVTVGFSSSLLPWFYDIYVGLLGLIVNLIVMLVVYAIVKALKVKVSSRLNPQELL
- a CDS encoding acyl-CoA dehydrogenase family protein; this translates as MDFNLSQEEELFRRSVVEFAERYVKPNWVLVDDGKYPLINIVKRMSESGLLGVPFNSRYGGQDGSFTMSAIATEELAYADPSLATPVFYLLNTAWPFIVQRYGREEVKEEALPRVVKGVGFIGIASTEPQGGSDVASTRLEARRSDDSWSLYGEKNIVTGVSLIINDMDYGGFVTIARTAPPETRHRGLTTLLALVKKDGVVLNGFDYGSYEDIGRRGLATNYIRFNGLTVKESYTLGEVNAGFKILMEGFDIARVLIAAASIGVTRWLLDQSRDWIKSRVVFNKPIASYQSISFKYAELATRLEQARLLTYKAAWLTDRYFILNDSSVDILTVATFNAMAKMTAVELAVETALEAMRWFGGASYFKESNIARALLGALSYYVGAEGTGNIMRLIVARNLIGREVT